Proteins found in one Pelmatolapia mariae isolate MD_Pm_ZW linkage group LG7, Pm_UMD_F_2, whole genome shotgun sequence genomic segment:
- the slc25a44a gene encoding solute carrier family 25 member 44a: MQQKGAIQIIEWEDLDKRKFYSLGVFMTLTTRATVYPASVIRTRLQVQKGKSLYSGTLDAFCKILRTEGVRGLYRGFMVNTLTLIAGQGYITTYELVRKYVNQYSPSNTVKSVVAGGMASLVAQTITVPIDIVSQHLMMQGQGEHLTRFKAKPKVGLATTKHKLIFGQTRDITVQIFSADGFRGFYRGYVASLLTYIPNSALWWPFYHFYAEQLSLLAPSECPHLILQAVAGPMAAATASTITNPMDVVRARVQVEGRTSVIGTFKQLLVEEGAYGLTKGLSARVISSTPTSVLIVVGYETLKRLSLRADLIESRHW; encoded by the exons ATGCAGCAGAAAGGTGCGATCCAGATTATCGAATGGGAGGACCTGGACAAGAGGAAGTTCTACTCCCTGGGTGTCTTCATGACCTTGACCACCAGGGCCACCGTCTACCCAGCCAGCGTCATCCGCACCCGCCTGCAAGTACAGAAGGGGAAGAGCCTCTACTCAGGGACCTTGGATGCCTTCTGCAAGATTCTCCGAACGGAGGGTGTGCGCGGCCTTTATCGTGGCTTCATGGTCAATACGCTCACCCTGATCGCGGGACAGGGTTACATCACCACCTACGAGCTGGTGCGCAAGTATGTGAACCAGTACTCGCCCAGCAACACAGTGAAGTCTGTGGTGGCAGGAGGGATGGCGTCCCTGGTGGCTCAGACCATCACCGTGCCCATAGACATAGTGTCACAGCATCTGATGATGCAAGGACAAGGGGAGCACCTGACACGCTTCAAGGCCAAACCCAAAGTGGGTCTTGCAACCACGAAGCACAAACTGATTTTCGGACAGACCCGTGACATTACGGTGCAGATATTTTCTGCCGATGGCTTCAGAGGATTTTACCGGGGCTACGTGGCATCGCTGCTCACGTACATCCCGAACAGTGCACTCTGGTGgcctttttatcatttttatgcaG AGCAGTTATCCCTATTAGCACCAAGTGAGTGCCCCCATCTGATTCTGCAGGCTGTTGCAGGACCGATGGCAGCAGCAACCGCCTCTACTATCACCAACCCCATGGATGTTGTTCGTGCAAGAGTCCAG GTGGAGGGACGAACGTCTGTTATTGGGACATTCAAGCAGCTGctggtggaggagggggcgtACGGGCTGACCAAGGGGCTGTCGGCCCGCGTCATTTCCTCCACGCCCACGTCAGTGCTCATTGTGGTCGGATACGAGACTCTGAAGAGACTGAGCCTGCGAGCTGACCTGATCGAGTCCAGACACTGGTGA